The Dokdonia donghaensis DSW-1 DNA window TTGATAACTAATAAGATACCTGATTTGCACCTTAAAGGTACTTTTCATCTTGATAGAGGGTATTACTATTTTAGAAATATAAATGGCAGGATACTTTTAGGCGGTGGTCGTAATCTGGACTTTAAAGGAGAGGAGACTACCGTAATTGCACAAACAGAAATAATCCAGCAAGAGCTAGAGCGACTACTTGAAGAGGTCATTTTACCCAATACAAAGTTTGAGATTGCCCATAGGTGGAGTGGCATTATGGGAGTAGGTAGCCAGAAACAGCCTTTACTTAAAAAATTATCAGACCACACGTATTGTGGGGTTCGGCTAGGAGGTATGGGTGTTGCCATAGGCGCAACAGTGGGAGAAGACTTGGCAAATCTTATTGCGTAGTGTAGGTTTATAATAGACTATTTTTACAGACCGTAATATCACTTATGACCCATCCTGAAATAAAAGAAGAACTTCTCAAAGCTTGTAAAGAGCATCTTACGCAACGCAGAGATGTGGTGCAGCAAATTCTAGATAATGTAGCAATTTCATTAAGAGAGGAAACTAAGAGTACAGCTGGAGATAAACACGAGACCGGCAGAGCGATGTTACATTTAGAACGTGAGAACGCTGGCAAGCAACTGGCGGCGATAGAAAAACTAGAACAAATCTTTCTTAGAATAAAGCTTGATCTTTCAGAAGGTCCAGTGCACTTGGGTAGCGTTGTCGTCACCTCACAGGCATCCTATTTTATTTCTATTCCTGTAGGAGCTATAAAAGTAGATGGTCTCACTTTTTATGCAATAGGTATAGGCTCACCTATAGGTCAATTACTAATGGGTAAACGAGAAGGTGATGAAGTGCGCTTTCGCGAAAGCGTAATAAAGATCACTACAATCTACTAGTTACTTGAGATTAATGTATGTAGTGTCTCCTTTAACAAGGTTACTTTCAGAATTAAAAAGTATAGATTGCCCGTCACACAAAGCCTCTATCAAATAATGGGTTCCCATAAAATAACTTCTGGTAATCTCAACCTTTATGCCCTCTGGAGAGATTGTGAGCTGGTGTGGGTAGCGCAGTAGCTGCTCATCTTTTTGTGCATCTGGAAAAAACCATTGCTTAGGTAGCTTATTAAGATCTCCAAAAAGGGAGCCTACGTAATAGGAAGGAGGGTTGTTATATAGCCTTTGAGTTTGCTCGTGAGCGATTATAGTTCCATCTCGCATAACAATAGTCTTGTCCATATATGATAAAACATCTGTGCTGTCGTGTGTAGCAACGAGGCAGGTGATGTTTTGCTTTTTTAGGTATGCAAAGAGACGCCTGCGAAGCTTGTTTTTTCTAAAGTTATCAATGTGGGAGAATGGCTCATCTAGTAATAGGAGTTCTGGTTCTTTCGCTAGTGTTTGTGCTAGCGCTACCCGTTGTTTTTGTCCGCCAGAGAGGGTTTTTACGTGAGCAGATGCAAAGGGAGTCATTTCTACCACTTCTAGTAATTCTTCGGTTCTGGCCTGGCTAGTTTCTGGCTCTAGTCTGCTTAAGTATTTATGAATATTTTCTGTGACAGATGTGTAAGGCATTAGGTCAAAATCTTGCGAAAGATATTTGATATATGGCATCCCGGGAATAAGATTTTCTTCAGGACCAGTTACCTTTTTATTATCAAAAGTTATAGAGCCTTGGTCTAAATCATAAAGACCGTAAATCATTTGCAATAACGTGGTTTTACCGCAACCACTCTCGCCTATAATAGCTGCGTGTGTACCCTTTTCAATTTGAAGTTGTATAGGTCCCACATTAAACCGTTCAGAAATAGAAAATAAGACATCTGTAAGTATAAGCATAGCGTTTACAAAAATACAGATCGCCGGTAAGATATAAACGCAGAGAGCGACTTTAGTAAGCTATACGTATATTTGCAGTCTTATACTATTATGAATTTATACCCCTTATTTTTTACTCCGCTTTTTAAGTATCGCCTTTGGGGTGGTACAAAATTACGTACAGTTCTTCACAAAGAATTTGATGGAGATCATATAGGTGAGTCTTGGGAGGTTTCTGGAGTTACCGGCAGTGAGACTATTGTCTCAAATGGACCACTTGCAGGTAAAACCCTCAATGAGTTGATAGCTAGTTATGGCGCAGACTTTCTAGGGGAAGCAGTGATTGATAAATTTGGAAGTCATTTTCCGCTACTCATAAAGTTTTTAGATACAGAAAAGCCACTTTCGGTGCAGGTACATCCTGGAGATGCGATAGCAAAAGCGCGTCACGACTCTTATGGTAAAAATGAAATGTGGTATATTATGGATGCAGAGCCAGATGCAGAGATTATAGTGGGCTTTGAGAATGATACAAAACCAGAAGATTACACTCAGGCAGTTAGTGATGGTTCTATAATCGATTTACTTCACAAGGAAAATGTTTCTAAAGGTGATATTATTCATATTCCTGCAGGACGAATACACGCAATAGGAGCTGGTATTATGCTAGCCGAAATACAGCAAACCTCAGATGTGACATACAGAGTGTATGATTATGATAGAGTAGATGCAAAGACTGGTAAAAAACGAGACCTACATACAGAGCAGGCTACAGATGTGTTAGATTATAATGGGTGTGAAAATTACAAGACCCCTTATAACGCTGAGCTTAATACTTCTGTTCCAGTTATAGAAGATCATTACTTTACGACAGCTGTGTTAGATTTAGAAGGTGAATTACTTAGAGATTATAGTCATCAAGATTCTTTTACCATACTAATGTGTGTGGCAGGAAGTACTTCATTTATATATGATGATAAGACTTATAATTTTAAGCAAGGTCAGACAGTTATACTTCCAGCTAAGGTCAATACGATACAATTTATAAGTGCCCGCGCTACTATTCTTGAAGTAACTGTATAGCTCACTAATAGTTAAAGAAAAGTGAAATACAGTATTGGGAGGTTGTGACCAGCTATTTTTGTTAAAATTCTTTATTTGTGCTTAGACTCATATTTTTTATTGCCTTTATTATAGCCTTAGATGTTTATGCCTACCAAGCATTCAGATTCTTAGTAAAAGGTAGATGGGGTACGATATTATACTTCCTTATCACCTTATTTATAATAGGAGGGATGATTTATCAATTCTCTACAGGAGGTAGGCGCAATATGAGCCCGCTTACACAGTTCTTTATCGTCTCTTTTGTGATTTTGATAGTTTGTAAGTTAGTCATTATCGCCACAATGTTTGGCGAGGATATATTCAGACTTATAAAGGGAGGTCTCAATAAACTTACTGGAAACA harbors:
- a CDS encoding 3-oxoacyl-ACP synthase, producing MTHPEIKEELLKACKEHLTQRRDVVQQILDNVAISLREETKSTAGDKHETGRAMLHLERENAGKQLAAIEKLEQIFLRIKLDLSEGPVHLGSVVVTSQASYFISIPVGAIKVDGLTFYAIGIGSPIGQLLMGKREGDEVRFRESVIKITTIY
- a CDS encoding ABC transporter ATP-binding protein, with translation MLILTDVLFSISERFNVGPIQLQIEKGTHAAIIGESGCGKTTLLQMIYGLYDLDQGSITFDNKKVTGPEENLIPGMPYIKYLSQDFDLMPYTSVTENIHKYLSRLEPETSQARTEELLEVVEMTPFASAHVKTLSGGQKQRVALAQTLAKEPELLLLDEPFSHIDNFRKNKLRRRLFAYLKKQNITCLVATHDSTDVLSYMDKTIVMRDGTIIAHEQTQRLYNNPPSYYVGSLFGDLNKLPKQWFFPDAQKDEQLLRYPHQLTISPEGIKVEITRSYFMGTHYLIEALCDGQSILFNSESNLVKGDTTYINLK
- a CDS encoding type I phosphomannose isomerase catalytic subunit, with product MNLYPLFFTPLFKYRLWGGTKLRTVLHKEFDGDHIGESWEVSGVTGSETIVSNGPLAGKTLNELIASYGADFLGEAVIDKFGSHFPLLIKFLDTEKPLSVQVHPGDAIAKARHDSYGKNEMWYIMDAEPDAEIIVGFENDTKPEDYTQAVSDGSIIDLLHKENVSKGDIIHIPAGRIHAIGAGIMLAEIQQTSDVTYRVYDYDRVDAKTGKKRDLHTEQATDVLDYNGCENYKTPYNAELNTSVPVIEDHYFTTAVLDLEGELLRDYSHQDSFTILMCVAGSTSFIYDDKTYNFKQGQTVILPAKVNTIQFISARATILEVTV